Below is a genomic region from Sulfitobacter sp. OXR-159.
CCGTGCGCATTTCGTTTCTCCGGCGATCCTGTCCTTGGACACCAATGGCACATTGGGTGTCAAAACCGTGAATGACGAGGACAAGGTCGTTTTCAACAAGATCGCGATCGTGCGTGCCCAGACCGATGGTATCTGGATTGCGGGCCTGCCGGATGAGGCCGAAATCATCACCATCGGGCAGGGCTTCGTGAACGACGGAGAGACCGTTAACCCCCAACCCGAAAGCGGCACGGATGCCAGCCCCGAGGGGCAGCCGATGGCGGGCGTGCCTGAGATTGACGAATTGGAGGAACAGCCAGCCGGTGATGGGCAGATCACCGGCAGCGCCGAAGCCGCCCAGCCGGAGCAGGCGGAATGAACGCGCTGATCGACGCCGCTTTCAGCCGCGCCCGCGTGGTGATCCTGAGCTTGGTGATGATCTTGGCCGTCGGTGCCTATGCCTATATCGGCATCCCCAAGGAAAGCTCGCCCGAGATTCCGATCCCGACACTCTATGTTTCGACCTCGCTCGAAGGTATCTCTCCGGAAGATAGCGAACGGCTATTGGTCGAACCGCTTGAGACCGAACTCAGTGCCATTACCGGGCTGAAACAGATCACCTCCAACGGCGCCGAAGGTCATGCCTCGGTGCAGTTGGAGTTCGAGCCGGGTTTTGATTCCGACGAGGCGCTCGACAAGGTGCGCGAAGGCGTGGACCGGGCCAAGTCGGACCTGCCCGAAGACGCCACCGATCCGGTCGTGACCGAGATCAACACCGCGCTTTTCCCGATCCTGACCGCGATCCTGTCCGGCCCGGTGCCGGAACGGACGCTCAACACCATTTCGGAGGAGTTGAAGGACGCGATTGAGGGGCTGTCAGGCGTGCTTGAGGTCGATGTCGGCGGTGAGCGTACGGAACTGCTGGAGGTGCTGATCGACCCCACAGTGTTCGAGACCTACAACATCTCTTTTGAAGAGCTGATCAGCCAGATCAACCGCAACAACCGCCTGATTGCGGCGGGGGCGATTGAAAGCGGCGCGGGGCGGCTGGTGCTCAAAGTGCCGGGGCTGATCGAGAATGTCGAAGATGTCATGTCGCTGCCGATCAAGGTGCGTGGCGATACGGTGGTGACCTTCGCCGATGTCGCCGCGATCCGCCGGACCTTCAAAGACCCCACTGGTTTTGCCCGTATCGACGGCCAGCCCGCGCTGGCGCTTGAGATCAAGAAACGCTCCGGCGCGAATATCATCGAAACAGTCGCCGCCGTGCGTGAGTTGATCGACGAGATGCGCGCGGAATGGCCCGACAGCATCACAGTCAAATACACCCAAGACGAATCCGAGCAGGTCCAAGACATGCTCAGCGATCTTGAGGCCAATGTCATCGCGGCGGTGATCCTTGTGATGATCGTGATCGTCTGGGCCTTGGGCGTCCGCTCGGCGCTACTGGTGGGGCTGGCGATTCCGGGGGCGTTTTTGGCCGGGGTCACGGCGCTTTGGGTCATGGGCTATACGATGAACCTTGTGGTGCTCTTCTCGCTGATCCTTGTGGTGGGGATGCTGGTCGACGGGGCCATCGTGACCACCGAACTGGCCGACCGCCGCCTGCAAGAGGGGCATGCGCCCCGCGCCGCCTATGCCCATGCGGCCAAGCGCATGGCATGGCCCATCATCGCCTCTACCGCCACGACGCTCAGCGTGTTCTTTCCGTTGCTGTTTTGGACCGGCACGGTGGGGGAGTTCATGAAGTTCCTGCCCATCACCGTGATCCTGACCCTGACCGCATCGCTTTTCATGGCGCTGGTTTTCATTCCCGTGGTTGGCGGGATCATCGGCAAACGGCCCCCGCAATCGGCCAAGGATAAGGCCACACTATTTGCCGCCGAACAGGGGGATCCGCGTGACCTGAAGGGCTTCACCGGCGGCTATGTCAAACTGCTGCAATTCGCCATCCTGCGTCCTTGGATTACGCTGATCCTTGCCATTGCCATGCTGATGGGCGGCTTCACCGCCTATGCGCAATTTGGCAACGGCATCACCTTTTTCCCTGAAGTAGAGCCTGATTTTGCGCAGGTACAGGTGCGCGCGCGGGACAATTTCTCGATCTACGAACAAGACGCGCTGGTGCGGCAGGTCGAGCAACGTCTCTTTGCCTACGACGAGATTGCCAGCGTCTATGCCCGCACCGGCAGCAGCAACCGCGACAGCGCCGACCTGATCGGCACCATTCAGGTTGAGTTCACCGAATGGGACGAACGGCGGACCGCTGCCATGATCGGCGAAGAAATCCGGACCGAGATGGCGGCCATTCCGGGGATCGACGTGCAGGTGCAGACCGCCTCGAACGGCCCCTCGGCGGGCAAGCCCGTCAATCTGCGGGTCCAAGCCCATGATCCTGAGGTGCAGCAACAGTTGGTCGACCAAATCCGCGAAAAGATGGCCGATATCGGCGGCTTTACCGATGTGACCGACTCGCGCCCCCTGCCGGGGGTGGAGTGGCGCATTGCGGTGAATCGCTCAGAGGCGGCGCGGTTTGGGGCCGATATCTCGACACTGGGGCAGGCTGTGCAACTGCTGACGCGCGGCATTACCGTGGCGGATTACCGGCCCGACGATGCCGAAGGCTCCATCGACATCAACGTGCGCTTTCCCTCGGATGAGCGCACGCTGGAAGAATTGCAATCGCTGCGCGTGCCGACCTCGGCGGGGCTGGTGCCGATCTCGAACTTCGTGACTTTTGAGCCAAGCCCCCGCACCGGTACGATCACGCGGGTGGATCAGGAACGGGTGGTGACGATTGAGGCCAATGTCGCACCGGGCGTTCTGGTGAACGACCAAACCGTCGCCCTGCGCAGCGCGATTGACGCGATGGACCTGCCGCCGGGTGTCGAAGCCTCCTTCGCCGGGGAGGCGGAGGACCAGCAGGAATCGATGATCTTCCTCGCGGGGGCGTTTATTACCGCGATTTTCCTGATGTTCGTGATCCTCGTGATCCAGTTCAACAGCTTCTACCAAGCCTTCGTCGTTATGTCGGCCATCGTGTTTTCGATTGCAGGAGTGCTATTCGGCCTGCTGATCACCGGGCGGCCCTTCGGGGTGGTCATGGGGGGGATCGGTGTGATCGCCTTGGCGGGGATCGTGGTGAACAACAATATCGTTCTGATCGACACCTATAATGACCTCAAGAAAGCCGGGCTGTCGCCGCTGGAGGCCGCGCTGCGCACTGGGGCGCAGCGTTTGCGTCCGGTGGTGCTGACTTCCGTCACCACGGCGCTTGGCCTGATGCCCATGGTGATCGGCCTCAACATCAACTTTTTCACCCGTGAGATCGTCTATGGCGCGCCCTCTACCCAATGGTGGACCGAGCTGAGTTCGGCCATCGCGGGCGGTCTGGTGGTGGCCACTGTGCTGACGCTGGTGGTAACACCGGCGATGCTGATGTTGGGAGAAAAGAAAGCGAAACGCGCCGAGCCAACCCCGCGAGAGCCGGAACCGGTCGCGATCTAAGCCAAGGTCAGGCGGCCCAAGATCAGGCGGCCTTGTCGGCCTTATCCTCGGTCAGGATGGTGTAAAGCGTGGCCGGGTCGGGGTTCGACCGCAGCTTGGTGCAGATGCTGGTGTCGCGCAGCGTGCGGGCCACCAGTGCCAGCGCCTTGAGGTGCTCCACCCCCGCATCTTCGGGGGCGAAGAGGGCAAAGGCCACATCGACTGGCTGACGATCGACCGAAGAGAAATCAATCGGTTTGTCCAACAGCACGAAAGCACCGACAACCTTGTCGATCCCGTCCATCCGCGCATGGGGCAGGGCGACGCCGTGGCCGACACCGGTCGGCCCGAGGGTTTCGCGCGTCATCAGCGCATCCACCACTTGGCCGGCCGGCAGCCCATAGGCTTGCTGGGCGAGTTCGCCGATATCCTGCATCAGACGCTTCTTGCTCGAAGCCGAAGTCAAAACCTTCACGGCCTCTGGCTTGAGGAGTTTGCCGAAATCCATTCCGCTCGCCCTGCTCTTTGGCGGATATTACCGCCGTGGGTTACGAAGGGTCGATCCAGCCGATGTTGCCGTCTTCTCGACGGTACACGACGTTCATCCCTTCCTGGCCTTCCTTGCGAAACAGCAGCACCGGGTCGCCCGACAATTCCATCTGCATCACCGCTTCACCGACAGACAAAGTTGGCACCTTCGTCTGCATCTCTGCAATGATCATGGGTTGGAGGGTATCAGGTTCCTGCGCATCTGAATCGCTGTCTGACGCGAGGATATAGGAGGACGCACCCAAAAGTTCAACCGGTTCGGCGCGTTCTTTGTGATGGTCCTTCAGGCGGCGCTTGTAGCGGCGCAGCTGTTTTTCCATCTTTTCGCAGCAGCTATCGAAGGCGGCATAGATCTCTGTCGCCTTGGCCTTGGCCGAGGCATTGAGACCGGTGGAAAGATGCACGGTGGCCTCGCAGGCAAATTCGTGACCTGTTTTGGAAAACACCACCAGAGCATCTGTCGGGCGTTCAGCATATTTGCTGACCGCCTCGTCCAGTTCGGTCCGGACATGTGTCCGGAGCGCATCGCCAATGTCGATCTGTTTGCCACTGATCTGATACCG
It encodes:
- a CDS encoding efflux RND transporter permease subunit translates to MNALIDAAFSRARVVILSLVMILAVGAYAYIGIPKESSPEIPIPTLYVSTSLEGISPEDSERLLVEPLETELSAITGLKQITSNGAEGHASVQLEFEPGFDSDEALDKVREGVDRAKSDLPEDATDPVVTEINTALFPILTAILSGPVPERTLNTISEELKDAIEGLSGVLEVDVGGERTELLEVLIDPTVFETYNISFEELISQINRNNRLIAAGAIESGAGRLVLKVPGLIENVEDVMSLPIKVRGDTVVTFADVAAIRRTFKDPTGFARIDGQPALALEIKKRSGANIIETVAAVRELIDEMRAEWPDSITVKYTQDESEQVQDMLSDLEANVIAAVILVMIVIVWALGVRSALLVGLAIPGAFLAGVTALWVMGYTMNLVVLFSLILVVGMLVDGAIVTTELADRRLQEGHAPRAAYAHAAKRMAWPIIASTATTLSVFFPLLFWTGTVGEFMKFLPITVILTLTASLFMALVFIPVVGGIIGKRPPQSAKDKATLFAAEQGDPRDLKGFTGGYVKLLQFAILRPWITLILAIAMLMGGFTAYAQFGNGITFFPEVEPDFAQVQVRARDNFSIYEQDALVRQVEQRLFAYDEIASVYARTGSSNRDSADLIGTIQVEFTEWDERRTAAMIGEEIRTEMAAIPGIDVQVQTASNGPSAGKPVNLRVQAHDPEVQQQLVDQIREKMADIGGFTDVTDSRPLPGVEWRIAVNRSEAARFGADISTLGQAVQLLTRGITVADYRPDDAEGSIDINVRFPSDERTLEELQSLRVPTSAGLVPISNFVTFEPSPRTGTITRVDQERVVTIEANVAPGVLVNDQTVALRSAIDAMDLPPGVEASFAGEAEDQQESMIFLAGAFITAIFLMFVILVIQFNSFYQAFVVMSAIVFSIAGVLFGLLITGRPFGVVMGGIGVIALAGIVVNNNIVLIDTYNDLKKAGLSPLEAALRTGAQRLRPVVLTSVTTALGLMPMVIGLNINFFTREIVYGAPSTQWWTELSSAIAGGLVVATVLTLVVTPAMLMLGEKKAKRAEPTPREPEPVAI
- a CDS encoding PTS sugar transporter subunit IIA, encoding MDFGKLLKPEAVKVLTSASSKKRLMQDIGELAQQAYGLPAGQVVDALMTRETLGPTGVGHGVALPHARMDGIDKVVGAFVLLDKPIDFSSVDRQPVDVAFALFAPEDAGVEHLKALALVARTLRDTSICTKLRSNPDPATLYTILTEDKADKAA
- the hpf gene encoding ribosome hibernation-promoting factor, HPF/YfiA family; this encodes MRYQISGKQIDIGDALRTHVRTELDEAVSKYAERPTDALVVFSKTGHEFACEATVHLSTGLNASAKAKATEIYAAFDSCCEKMEKQLRRYKRRLKDHHKERAEPVELLGASSYILASDSDSDAQEPDTLQPMIIAEMQTKVPTLSVGEAVMQMELSGDPVLLFRKEGQEGMNVVYRREDGNIGWIDPS